Proteins co-encoded in one Methylomonas albis genomic window:
- a CDS encoding REP-associated tyrosine transposase — translation MPRSRYRVLQNPSPHFLTATINQWLPLFTRPATVNIVLDSWRFLQRDSGFQLYGYVILENHLHLLAASPDLSRDIQRFKAYTAKQIIAYLQQSGSERVLELLALLKRPHKIESEFQVWEEGSHPQLIETETVMRQKLDYIHQNPVKRGYVDLPYSSARNYAGLAGLVEVVRDW, via the coding sequence ATGCCCCGCAGCCGCTACCGAGTCCTGCAAAACCCCAGCCCGCACTTCCTGACTGCGACGATCAATCAATGGCTGCCGCTGTTTACCCGTCCTGCGACGGTGAACATCGTGCTGGATTCCTGGCGGTTTTTGCAGCGCGACAGCGGGTTTCAGCTATACGGTTACGTGATCCTGGAAAATCACTTGCACCTGCTTGCCGCATCGCCGGATTTGAGCCGTGACATACAGCGCTTTAAGGCTTATACCGCCAAGCAGATCATCGCCTATCTGCAACAAAGCGGCTCGGAGCGAGTGCTGGAATTATTGGCGCTGTTGAAGCGGCCGCATAAGATCGAAAGCGAGTTTCAGGTCTGGGAGGAAGGCAGTCATCCGCAACTGATCGAAACCGAGACGGTGATGCGGCAAAAGCTGGATTACATTCATCAAAATCCGGTAAAGCGCGGTTATGTGGATTTGCCGTATTCCAGCGCTCGGAATTATGCGGGTTTGGCGGGGCTGGTCGAGGTGGTTCGGGACTGGTGA
- a CDS encoding YaeQ family protein, producing the protein MQKPFVRLCLAIRTFTDCNKAINSTKTSMAISSTINKLSVTIANMDSHYYQSHELTLAQHPSETDLRFMMRLIAFMANASERLSFTKGMDSDEEPDLWQKTLTDEIELWIDLGQPDEKRIRKACGRAQQVIIYTYQERKAKVWWEQQQAKLQRFNNLKVFHINAQGVEAMIARSMKLQCNIQDGEIYLSDENSSLVITLDRL; encoded by the coding sequence ATGCAAAAGCCATTCGTGCGATTATGCCTTGCTATTCGTACCTTCACGGACTGCAATAAAGCAATTAACTCAACCAAAACCTCTATGGCCATTAGCTCCACCATCAATAAACTCTCCGTGACTATTGCCAATATGGATAGCCATTATTATCAAAGCCACGAACTCACTTTGGCGCAACACCCGTCTGAAACGGACTTGCGTTTTATGATGCGGCTAATCGCGTTTATGGCGAATGCCAGTGAGCGGCTTAGTTTTACCAAAGGCATGGACAGCGATGAGGAGCCTGATCTGTGGCAAAAAACCCTTACCGATGAAATTGAACTGTGGATAGATTTGGGGCAACCCGATGAAAAACGGATACGTAAAGCCTGTGGCCGTGCCCAGCAAGTGATTATCTACACCTATCAGGAGCGCAAGGCTAAAGTTTGGTGGGAACAACAGCAAGCTAAGTTACAACGTTTTAACAACCTCAAGGTCTTTCATATCAATGCTCAGGGGGTGGAGGCAATGATTGCCCGCTCCATGAAATTGCAATGCAATATTCAGGATGGCGAGATCTATTTGAGCGATGAAAACTCAAGCCTGGTCATTACCTTGGATCGGCTTTAA
- a CDS encoding pyridoxal phosphate-dependent aminotransferase — protein MSITLSNRVKAVKPSPTLAITARAAAMRAAGKDIIGLGAGEPDFDTPDHIKAAAIKAINSGFTKYTAVDGTAGLKKAIIAKFKRDNGLDYQAKQILVSCGGKQSFFNLAQALINPGDEVIIPAPYWVSYPDMVLLADGVPVIIETCQAQNFKITPAQLRAAITPKTRLLVINSPSNPTGAAYSLEELKALGDVLLDFPEVLIATDDMYELILWNKGDFVNILNAHPDFYERTIVLNGVSKAYSMTGWRIGYAAGPAPLIDAMCIIQSQSTSNPTSISQMAAEEALNGDQGCIDTMMVEFKKRHDYVVAELNNIPGIECLPTDGTFYVFPNVEKLLSKLDGINDDLEFAEYLIEKAGVALVPGSAFGCPGHIRISIATSMANLENALLRIKQAV, from the coding sequence ATGAGCATCACCCTGTCTAACCGTGTAAAAGCGGTCAAACCGTCCCCTACCCTGGCCATCACTGCCCGTGCCGCCGCGATGCGTGCCGCCGGCAAAGACATTATCGGCCTGGGCGCCGGCGAACCTGATTTCGATACGCCGGATCATATTAAAGCGGCCGCCATTAAAGCCATCAATTCCGGATTTACCAAATATACTGCGGTTGACGGGACTGCCGGCTTGAAAAAAGCCATCATCGCCAAATTCAAACGCGATAACGGCCTGGATTACCAAGCCAAGCAAATTCTGGTGTCCTGCGGCGGCAAACAAAGCTTTTTCAACTTAGCACAAGCGCTGATCAATCCAGGCGACGAAGTCATCATCCCTGCCCCCTACTGGGTGTCTTACCCGGATATGGTGTTACTGGCGGATGGTGTGCCAGTGATTATCGAAACCTGTCAGGCGCAAAACTTCAAAATTACCCCGGCCCAATTGCGCGCAGCGATTACCCCCAAAACCCGTTTGTTAGTGATCAACAGCCCGTCCAACCCGACTGGTGCAGCCTATAGCCTGGAAGAGCTTAAAGCCTTGGGCGATGTATTATTAGATTTTCCCGAGGTTCTGATCGCTACCGACGACATGTACGAATTGATCCTTTGGAACAAAGGTGATTTCGTCAACATCCTCAACGCCCACCCGGATTTTTACGAGCGCACCATCGTGCTGAACGGCGTATCCAAAGCCTATTCGATGACCGGCTGGCGTATCGGTTACGCGGCGGGTCCTGCTCCCCTGATCGACGCGATGTGCATCATTCAATCTCAAAGCACCTCCAACCCAACGTCTATTTCCCAAATGGCGGCCGAAGAAGCGTTGAACGGCGACCAAGGCTGCATCGACACGATGATGGTGGAATTTAAAAAACGTCACGACTATGTGGTTGCCGAGCTGAACAACATACCTGGCATCGAGTGCTTGCCAACCGACGGCACTTTCTACGTATTCCCTAACGTCGAAAAACTGCTGAGCAAACTGGACGGCATCAACGACGACCTGGAGTTTGCCGAGTATTTGATCGAAAAAGCCGGCGTGGCCTTAGTGCCCGGCTCTGCATTCGGTTGCCCAGGCCACATCAGAATCTCCATTGCCACCAGCATGGCAAACTTGGAAAACGCCTTGCTTAGAATCAAACAAGCCGTTTAA
- the sbcB gene encoding exodeoxyribonuclease I: protein MTTATFFWHDYETFGIDPQRDRPCQFAGIRTDADFNIVGEPVMAYCQPADDYLPHPEACLITGITPQLAAERGVCEAAFAGMINQRLAEPGTCGVGYNSIRFDDEVTRNLLYRNFYDPYAREWQNGNSRWDIIDVVRAAKALRPEGIEWPVNAEGVASFKLEGLTKANGIAHETAHDALSDVYATIAMAKLIKQRQPKLFDYLQNYRHKSAALKLLQLGSFTPLIHISGRFASRNNHLAVILPLAAHPSNSNEIIVYDLLVDPAPLLELSAEDIQQRLFVASDELPEGVARIPLKTVHINKAPVLAPLSVVRPADAERLQLDLGLCRANLQLIRAAPPLAEKLSEVFTRQYQESPRDPDLMIYSGGFFSNRDKAVMARIRQALPTELSKFDADFDDARLPEMLFRYRARNYPHTLPPEDAQRWQQYCRAKLNGTAASGAITLEQFAAKITQMREEPGANLAILNELAAYAADRRLQFPD from the coding sequence ATGACTACAGCGACTTTTTTCTGGCACGATTACGAAACCTTCGGCATCGATCCGCAACGCGACCGGCCTTGTCAATTTGCAGGTATCCGCACCGATGCCGATTTCAATATCGTCGGTGAGCCCGTGATGGCCTACTGCCAGCCTGCCGACGATTACTTGCCACACCCAGAGGCCTGTTTGATTACCGGCATCACCCCACAATTGGCCGCTGAAAGAGGCGTTTGTGAGGCAGCGTTTGCCGGCATGATTAATCAGCGACTCGCGGAACCCGGCACCTGTGGCGTGGGTTACAACAGCATCCGCTTCGACGACGAAGTCACCCGCAATCTACTCTATCGCAACTTTTACGATCCTTACGCGCGCGAATGGCAAAACGGTAATTCCCGCTGGGATATTATCGATGTCGTCCGCGCCGCCAAGGCCTTGCGGCCGGAGGGTATTGAGTGGCCGGTGAATGCCGAGGGCGTTGCCAGTTTTAAATTGGAAGGGCTCACCAAGGCTAACGGCATCGCCCATGAAACTGCACACGATGCCTTATCCGACGTGTATGCAACCATTGCAATGGCCAAATTAATCAAACAACGTCAACCGAAGCTATTCGACTATTTACAAAATTACCGCCATAAAAGCGCCGCATTAAAGCTATTGCAACTTGGCAGTTTTACCCCGTTAATCCATATTTCCGGCCGGTTCGCCTCTCGAAATAATCATTTAGCCGTGATCCTGCCATTGGCAGCGCACCCGAGCAATAGTAACGAGATCATCGTTTACGACCTGTTGGTCGATCCCGCACCCTTGCTCGAGTTAAGCGCGGAAGACATTCAGCAACGGCTATTTGTTGCGAGTGACGAATTGCCGGAAGGGGTTGCCAGAATCCCCTTAAAAACCGTGCATATCAACAAAGCCCCAGTGTTGGCGCCGTTGTCTGTGGTACGACCGGCCGACGCCGAACGTTTGCAGCTTGATTTAGGCTTATGCCGAGCAAATTTGCAGCTGATTCGGGCCGCGCCACCCTTGGCGGAGAAACTATCGGAGGTATTTACCCGTCAATATCAAGAGTCGCCTCGCGATCCTGATTTGATGATTTACAGCGGCGGATTTTTCAGCAACCGTGACAAAGCAGTGATGGCCCGGATCAGACAAGCCCTACCCACTGAGTTATCCAAGTTTGACGCCGATTTTGACGACGCCCGTTTGCCGGAAATGTTGTTTCGCTACCGTGCCCGAAATTATCCACATACCCTGCCCCCGGAAGACGCCCAACGCTGGCAACAATATTGTCGAGCTAAACTAAACGGCACAGCAGCAAGTGGCGCGATAACGCTGGAACAGTTTGCCGCCAAAATCACGCAGATGCGGGAAGAGCCCGGTGCGAATCTGGCAATATTGAACGAACTCGCTGCTTATGCAGCAGATCGGCGTCTACAATTTCCGGATTGA
- a CDS encoding SRPBCC family protein, with translation MKKTSLLVSAALFLFTSMANAHGPVRAKLTATMTIDAPAAKVWDVIKNYDDLSWLPAVRSVTGEGTNNKGAVRTLHLTNGGTITEELKAYDAAKFSYKYKITEMSSTGTIKHAGQDEHIPVLPVGNYAAEISVTDKGGKSEVEWVATYYRSYVNNNPPAELNEEAADKAVTNVLKSGLESLAKKVGVGVATVDIDIKR, from the coding sequence ATGAAAAAAACCTCGTTACTCGTTTCAGCCGCATTGTTTTTGTTTACCAGCATGGCAAATGCTCATGGCCCGGTTAGAGCAAAATTGACCGCTACTATGACTATTGATGCGCCAGCGGCAAAAGTTTGGGATGTAATTAAAAATTACGACGATCTATCCTGGCTACCAGCCGTTAGAAGCGTAACAGGCGAAGGCACCAACAATAAAGGCGCGGTCCGCACGCTGCATCTGACCAATGGTGGCACTATCACGGAAGAATTGAAAGCCTATGACGCCGCGAAATTTTCTTATAAATACAAAATTACCGAGATGAGCTCTACCGGCACCATCAAACATGCCGGCCAAGACGAACATATTCCTGTATTGCCGGTTGGCAACTATGCGGCGGAAATATCCGTTACCGATAAAGGCGGCAAATCTGAAGTCGAATGGGTTGCCACTTATTATCGTTCTTACGTAAATAACAATCCACCAGCGGAACTGAACGAAGAAGCAGCTGATAAAGCGGTTACAAATGTGTTGAAATCCGGACTGGAATCACTTGCTAAAAAAGTAGGCGTTGGCGTTGCGACTGTTGATATCGACATCAAACGCTAA
- a CDS encoding YVTN family beta-propeller repeat protein, which translates to MYIRYSFLALTLLSALESSASADPRAFITNQLDNSVSVIDTQSQQVIETIKVEGKPAGVALNQPKKQVYISTPEGGGFAVLDGEKLTKLTKVKVGGASLGITADRKGEQVFVADWYENSVTVFDTKNFAKIKTITVGKSPSGMTVSPDNRWLYVANRIDDTISQIDLSKLTIRNTTKVGAHPFGIAVDSQGKHLYSANVESDNVTVLDARSLKRLATIKVGARPYAVSLALNDSLLFVTNQDDSTVSVVDTATFKQIEVIAVGDKPEGISTHPDDQKVYVANWFDNNVSVIDAKTLKVVNTIKTGEGSRAFGEFIAR; encoded by the coding sequence ATGTACATCAGATATTCGTTTTTGGCTTTGACGCTGCTAAGTGCTTTAGAGTCCAGCGCTAGCGCCGATCCTCGCGCCTTCATCACTAATCAACTGGACAATTCGGTGTCGGTCATCGATACCCAAAGCCAGCAAGTCATAGAGACGATTAAAGTGGAGGGTAAACCCGCTGGCGTTGCGCTAAATCAACCGAAGAAACAGGTGTACATTAGCACGCCGGAAGGCGGCGGTTTTGCGGTTTTGGACGGCGAGAAACTAACTAAATTAACCAAGGTTAAGGTCGGCGGTGCTTCGCTTGGGATCACTGCAGACCGAAAAGGCGAGCAGGTGTTTGTCGCCGATTGGTATGAAAACTCTGTGACGGTTTTCGATACCAAAAATTTTGCCAAAATTAAGACCATTACAGTTGGTAAATCGCCATCCGGCATGACGGTCAGTCCGGACAATCGCTGGCTATATGTCGCCAATCGCATCGACGATACCATTTCGCAAATTGATTTGAGTAAACTGACTATCCGCAACACTACCAAGGTGGGTGCGCATCCGTTTGGGATAGCGGTGGACAGTCAAGGTAAACATCTGTATTCCGCTAACGTCGAAAGCGACAATGTGACAGTTTTGGACGCCCGTAGCTTGAAACGTTTGGCGACCATAAAGGTTGGCGCCCGGCCTTATGCGGTTTCGCTGGCATTGAACGACAGTCTATTATTCGTCACGAATCAGGACGATAGCACTGTCTCGGTAGTCGATACCGCTACATTCAAACAGATTGAGGTAATCGCAGTGGGCGATAAGCCGGAAGGTATCAGCACTCATCCCGACGATCAAAAAGTATATGTTGCTAACTGGTTTGACAACAATGTGTCTGTCATCGACGCTAAAACGTTGAAAGTGGTGAACACCATTAAAACAGGGGAGGGCAGCCGCGCCTTTGGCGAGTTCATCGCGCGCTAG
- a CDS encoding FeoC-like transcriptional regulator: MILSDLRSYLQEKHRVTLSDLVLHFQMDADALRGMLGKWINKGKVRLSPVASSCGTSCCKCDQTLTEIYEWVD; the protein is encoded by the coding sequence ATGATATTGTCCGACTTGCGCAGTTATTTGCAGGAAAAACACCGGGTAACCTTGAGCGATCTAGTGCTGCATTTTCAAATGGATGCCGATGCCTTACGCGGCATGCTGGGAAAATGGATCAACAAAGGTAAAGTACGGCTAAGCCCGGTTGCTTCGTCTTGCGGCACCAGTTGTTGCAAGTGCGATCAAACCTTGACCGAGATTTACGAATGGGTGGACTAG
- the feoB gene encoding Fe(2+) transporter permease subunit FeoB, with the protein MSMDFTVGVVGNPNCGKTTLFNALTGSKQHVGNWPGVTVEQKTGEYTHQGKQISLVDLPGTYSLEADDDSISLDEKVARDYVASRQADLIINIVDASNIERNLYLTSQLIEMRVPMILVLNMMDAVKKRGVKIDIELLATQMACPVVPVTAAAGTGIKELRDEINKACISKPIPALQVDYHSVIEAAVSQLQPQLSQQSLELICDSRWLALRLLENDTLAKQLAGPELQQVAEQLRADIEAQTQDEIDILAADARYGLVNQLVKASVCKLNEVSRNTTDKIDSIVLNRFLGIPIFLLVMYAMFMFTINIGSAFVDFFDKAVGALLVDGLSELLTAMSWPDWLVVLTSSGIGGGIQVVSTFIPIVGFLFIFLSMLEDSGYMSRAAFVMDRFMCIIGLPGKSFVPMIVGFGCNVPAIIATRTLDNQRDRVLTNLMNPFMSCGARLPVYALFAAAFFPVGGQNLVFGLYIFGIVVAVLTGLIMRHTLLRGSPTPFLMELPAYHLPTLQGVYTKTWERLKTFIFNAGKVIVPMVLVLNVLNSLGTDGSFGQENSDKSVLSEIGRALTPVFQPMGIAHDNWPATVGIFTGVLAKEAVVGTLDALYSQMAVSDHIAEEKSFDLQEALLEACQTVPDNLMAIADKLLDPLGLGIANVSDQAAAAEQQQVKLDTFGVMQAHFDGQIGAFAYLLFILLYAPCIAATAAIYKETNGAWALFVVCWTTFVAYLTATLFYQGMTYAQHPNSAIGWILALILIFVGILSVLRFYGVRQTNGVTQ; encoded by the coding sequence ATGAGTATGGACTTTACCGTCGGCGTTGTCGGTAACCCCAATTGCGGAAAAACCACGCTGTTCAATGCATTGACCGGCTCCAAGCAACATGTCGGCAATTGGCCTGGCGTTACTGTTGAACAAAAAACCGGCGAATACACCCATCAAGGCAAACAGATAAGTCTCGTCGACTTGCCCGGCACATATTCCTTAGAAGCCGATGACGACAGCATTTCTCTGGACGAAAAAGTAGCCCGCGATTACGTGGCCTCTCGCCAAGCCGATTTGATCATCAATATCGTCGATGCTTCCAATATAGAACGCAATCTTTACCTGACCTCGCAATTGATAGAAATGCGCGTGCCGATGATATTGGTGTTGAACATGATGGATGCAGTTAAAAAACGCGGCGTCAAAATTGACATCGAGTTGCTCGCCACACAAATGGCTTGTCCGGTAGTTCCGGTTACAGCCGCTGCTGGTACTGGTATCAAGGAATTACGAGACGAAATCAATAAAGCTTGCATCAGCAAGCCTATTCCCGCATTACAAGTCGACTACCATTCGGTCATTGAAGCTGCTGTCAGCCAATTGCAACCGCAGCTTTCCCAACAATCCTTAGAATTGATTTGCGATAGTCGCTGGCTTGCCCTACGTTTGCTGGAAAACGATACCTTGGCCAAACAGCTTGCCGGCCCCGAACTACAGCAAGTTGCAGAACAACTGCGTGCAGACATCGAAGCGCAAACCCAAGACGAAATCGATATTCTCGCCGCGGACGCCCGCTATGGTTTGGTTAACCAACTAGTAAAAGCCAGCGTCTGCAAACTTAACGAAGTATCCCGTAACACTACCGACAAAATCGACAGCATCGTTCTAAACCGCTTCTTGGGCATCCCCATATTTTTGTTGGTGATGTATGCAATGTTCATGTTTACCATTAATATTGGCAGCGCTTTCGTCGACTTTTTTGACAAAGCGGTCGGCGCCTTGCTAGTGGATGGCTTAAGTGAATTGCTGACAGCGATGAGTTGGCCGGACTGGCTGGTGGTTTTGACCAGCAGCGGGATCGGCGGCGGCATTCAAGTGGTGTCTACCTTTATACCCATCGTCGGCTTTTTGTTCATATTTTTATCGATGCTGGAAGATTCGGGCTATATGTCCAGAGCCGCATTTGTGATGGATAGGTTCATGTGCATCATTGGTCTGCCCGGCAAATCGTTTGTTCCCATGATCGTTGGTTTTGGCTGCAATGTGCCGGCCATTATCGCCACCCGCACCTTGGATAATCAGCGTGATCGGGTATTAACCAATTTGATGAATCCCTTCATGTCGTGCGGCGCCCGTCTGCCGGTTTACGCCTTGTTTGCCGCCGCGTTTTTCCCGGTCGGCGGGCAGAACCTGGTGTTTGGCTTGTATATATTCGGCATCGTGGTGGCGGTGTTGACCGGTTTAATCATGCGTCACACTTTATTGCGCGGCTCCCCTACGCCTTTTCTGATGGAACTGCCCGCTTACCATTTACCCACTTTGCAAGGTGTGTACACCAAAACCTGGGAGCGCTTAAAAACCTTCATCTTCAACGCCGGCAAAGTCATTGTGCCGATGGTGCTGGTATTGAATGTGTTGAACTCTTTGGGCACAGACGGCAGTTTCGGCCAGGAAAATAGCGATAAGTCGGTACTAAGCGAAATCGGCCGCGCATTGACGCCGGTTTTCCAGCCCATGGGCATCGCTCATGATAACTGGCCTGCAACTGTCGGCATTTTTACCGGCGTGTTAGCTAAAGAGGCCGTAGTCGGCACTTTGGATGCCTTGTATAGCCAAATGGCTGTCTCGGATCACATAGCAGAAGAGAAAAGCTTCGATTTGCAAGAAGCGCTGCTGGAAGCCTGCCAAACTGTACCGGACAACTTAATGGCAATCGCCGACAAGCTTCTCGATCCATTGGGATTAGGCATAGCCAATGTATCCGATCAGGCTGCGGCAGCCGAACAACAGCAAGTCAAGCTCGATACCTTCGGCGTCATGCAAGCGCATTTTGACGGCCAGATTGGCGCTTTTGCCTATTTGTTGTTTATTTTGTTGTATGCGCCCTGTATAGCTGCCACTGCGGCGATCTACAAAGAAACCAACGGCGCCTGGGCTTTATTCGTGGTGTGTTGGACCACTTTTGTCGCCTACCTGACTGCCACCCTCTTCTACCAAGGCATGACCTATGCGCAGCACCCCAATTCGGCAATCGGCTGGATATTGGCGCTAATCCTTATATTTGTCGGCATTCTGTCCGTATTGCGTTTTTACGGGGTGCGCCAAACAAACGGAGTCACTCAATGA
- a CDS encoding FeoA family protein — MSTYLKTLATGDTGRIVGFDQSGGVYRKKLLAMGLTPGTEFTITRFAPMGDPVEIKIRGFSLSLRKNEASVLLIEKV, encoded by the coding sequence ATGTCGACATATCTCAAAACGCTGGCGACTGGCGATACAGGCCGTATAGTGGGGTTCGATCAATCAGGTGGCGTCTATCGGAAGAAGCTGCTGGCTATGGGGTTAACGCCAGGTACTGAATTCACAATTACTCGTTTTGCACCCATGGGCGATCCTGTTGAAATCAAAATTCGCGGATTTTCTTTGTCGCTACGTAAAAACGAGGCGTCGGTCTTACTCATAGAAAAAGTATGA
- a CDS encoding DUF4400 domain-containing protein produces the protein MNLLIVDGLVRRKSSQTNFDYPSAMAHRYSLYLILGTLYLLLVSLTLPFPIPPQTVPVSIFVVVYAVNVLLANTQKRV, from the coding sequence GTGAATTTGTTAATAGTCGACGGACTGGTGCGGCGTAAAAGCAGCCAGACCAATTTCGATTACCCCAGCGCTATGGCGCATCGCTACAGCCTTTACCTGATTCTGGGGACGCTGTATCTGTTGCTGGTCAGTTTGACCCTGCCGTTTCCGATTCCACCACAAACTGTCCCTGTAAGCATTTTTGTCGTGGTCTACGCCGTCAACGTGTTGCTGGCTAATACGCAAAAGCGGGTATGA
- a CDS encoding methyltransferase — protein sequence MTLQKNAGAVRRFAKFARFGAWLQNLPNKIVPPPFRLIQIGSAFWQSRALNVVARLDIAGALADGELSAETLAERVAADADALYRLLRMLVAMGVFEEVSQRRFRNNKLSSCLRPDHPHSVRAMVLMHNSPEMSRPWFERLEQGVCSGGVPFESAHGQAFYDYLDANPEFDQLFAQAMDSVEALAGGSFVTDFDWSRFERIIDIGGSKGAKSLAILKRHTRLKALVADREQVIRGAAQFWKEKGEGAALQGMSFEACDLLQAVPKARSGKDIYLLSAVLHGFDDDTCVAVLRNVAQACATSGAAIAVMELVMPDKRADMATAAFDMQMFVNTRGRERTLAEWRRLFDQSGLELREVVGLQTFGKILVLRAVHCAGSLSCARA from the coding sequence ATGACATTGCAAAAGAATGCCGGCGCGGTGCGCCGTTTCGCCAAGTTCGCCAGATTCGGCGCCTGGCTGCAAAACCTGCCCAACAAAATCGTGCCGCCGCCGTTCCGTCTGATTCAGATCGGTTCGGCCTTCTGGCAATCGCGGGCGCTGAATGTCGTCGCGCGGCTGGACATCGCCGGCGCGCTGGCTGACGGCGAATTGAGCGCCGAAACCCTGGCCGAGCGCGTCGCCGCTGATGCCGATGCGCTCTACCGCTTGCTGCGCATGCTGGTGGCGATGGGCGTGTTCGAGGAGGTCTCGCAACGTCGCTTCCGCAACAATAAGCTTTCGTCCTGCCTGCGCCCGGATCATCCCCACAGCGTTCGGGCGATGGTGCTGATGCACAATTCGCCGGAAATGAGCCGGCCGTGGTTCGAACGATTGGAGCAGGGAGTGTGCAGCGGCGGCGTGCCGTTCGAATCTGCTCACGGGCAGGCGTTTTACGATTACCTGGATGCTAACCCGGAATTCGACCAGCTGTTTGCGCAGGCGATGGATAGCGTGGAAGCCTTGGCCGGGGGCAGCTTTGTTACCGATTTCGATTGGTCACGCTTCGAGCGTATCATCGACATCGGCGGATCCAAGGGTGCAAAGTCCCTCGCCATCCTCAAACGCCATACGCGCCTCAAGGCGCTGGTGGCCGACCGCGAACAGGTTATTCGCGGCGCGGCGCAGTTCTGGAAGGAAAAAGGCGAGGGCGCCGCGCTGCAAGGCATGAGTTTCGAAGCTTGCGACCTGCTGCAAGCCGTGCCCAAGGCGCGCAGCGGCAAGGACATTTACCTGCTGAGTGCGGTGCTGCATGGCTTCGACGACGACACCTGCGTTGCCGTGCTGCGCAATGTCGCACAAGCCTGTGCAACTAGCGGCGCAGCCATCGCCGTGATGGAGTTGGTGATGCCGGACAAACGAGCCGACATGGCCACGGCCGCGTTCGATATGCAGATGTTCGTCAACACTCGCGGCCGGGAACGGACGCTGGCCGAATGGCGGCGGCTGTTCGATCAAAGCGGGCTGGAACTTCGGGAGGTGGTGGGCTTGCAGACGTTCGGGAAAATACTGGTGTTGCGGGCGGTTCATTGCGCCGGCTCCTTAAGTTGCGCTCGCGCCTAA
- a CDS encoding retron Se72 family effector protein gives MEERHFGVVKTFDIFKGFGFIQRQKGQDVFFFYQEIEADDKILATGDQVSFTLEKKPKGWRALKIKKEG, from the coding sequence ATGGAAGAACGGCACTTTGGGGTTGTGAAAACATTTGATATTTTTAAAGGCTTTGGATTTATACAAAGGCAGAAAGGTCAGGATGTGTTTTTTTTCTATCAAGAAATAGAAGCTGACGACAAGATATTAGCCACGGGGGATCAGGTTAGCTTTACTTTAGAAAAAAAACCTAAGGGGTGGCGCGCATTAAAAATAAAAAAAGAGGGGTAA